CTGATTTGACAATACTTAAACAACTTTGTTACAAACGATGCCTCAAAAGGACTATGATGCACAAAAGTTATGGGGATACACTTTCCCCTAAGCACAAGTTATGTAACATTGATGATGATTATCTATAAAGTATCGGGTTTTGGTTATGATGTAGGATATGGCCAAACCGGGTCTTAAACCATGATACGCATCAGGAATGTGCCACCCAGGCCAACGCGCCCGTCACTCTGTACCCTGCACATTATAAGATGCCACAGAGTTGATATCCTTATAGCGCCTGGCAATAAGGCTGGGAGGTTGTGGTTTTCCCGGTGGTAAATGATCCCTGTATAAGGCGCTAAGGAGACTATAAATGGCTGATAAAAAAGCGACGCTAACCCTCGACGGCGAAGCCCCTATTGAGCTGAACGTACTGAAAGGTACGCTGGGCCCGGAAGAGATCGACGTACGAGCTCTGGGCTCTAAAGGGTATTTCACTTTTGACCCTGGCTTCACCTCTACCGCGTCGTGCGAATCCAAAATCACCTTTATCGACGGTGATGAAGGCATTCTGCTGCACCGTGGTTTCCCGATCGACCAGCTGGCCCTGCACTCCAACTATCTGGAAGTATGCTACATCCTGCTGAACGGTGAAGCTCCTACCCCGGAACAGTTCAACGAATTCAAAGTCACCGTGACCCGCCACACCATGTTGCATGAGCAGATCCACCATCTGTTCCGCGGCTTCCGCCGTGACTCGCACCCGATGGCGGTGATGTGCGGCGTGACCGGCGCACTGGCGGCGTTCTATCACGATGCGATGGACGTAAACATTGAGCGTCACCGCGAAATCGCCGCGTTCCGCCTGCTGTCGAAAATGCCGACCATGGCAGCGATGTGTTACAAATATTCAATCGGCCAGCCGTTTGCTTATCCGCGTAACGATCTCTCCTATGCCGGCAACTTCCTGCATATGATGTTCTCCACACCGTGCGAAGACTACGTGGTGAACCCGGTGCTGGAACGTGCGATGGACCGGATCTTAATCCTGCACGCCGATCACGAGCAGAACGCGTCGACCTCCACCGTGCGTACCGCCGGTTCATCCGGTGCTAACCCGTTTGCCTGCATCGCGGCCGGTATCGCGTCACTGTGGGGGCCTGCACACGGCGGTGCCAACGAAGCCTGCCTGCGTATGCTGGAAGAGATCAGCACCGTTGAGCACATTCCTGAGTTCCTGCGCCGCGCCAAAGACAAAAACGATTCGTTCCGTCTGATGGGCTTCGGTCACCGCGTTTACAAAAACTACGACCCGCGTGCCACCGTAATGCGTGAGACCTGCCATGAAGTGCTCAACGAGCTGGGCATGAAAGATGACCTGCTGGAAGTGGCGATGGAGCTGGAACACATTGCGCTTAATGACCCGTACTTCATCGAGCGTAAGCTGTATCCAAACGTCGACTTCTACTCCGGCATCATCCTTAAGGCGATGGGCATCCCGTCATCCATGTTTACGGTGATCTTCGCCATGGCGCGTACCGTTGGCTGGATCGCCCACTGGAAAGAGATGCATGACGAAGGCGTCAAGATCGCCCGTCCGCGTCAGCTCTACACCGGTTACGAACAGCGTGATTTTACCTCACAGCTGAAGAAGTAATCGCAGAGCGGGGCCTCCCCCGCTCTGGCTGAGCAACGTCAACGAAATGGCCGGAGATCCTCCGGCCATTTTTTTATGGCTGACAAACAGGGCAACGGTAGAACGGCCGCGATGCCAGCGTGCTTTTCTCAATCATGATGCCACAGCGCGGGCAGGGCTTACCGGCCCGGTGAAATACGTTAAAGCGGAACAGCGCGCCGTGATGGTGCCGCTCGTCGGCCTGCCCGCGCGTGTGGTAAGAGAGCCTGGGTATCGCCAGCAGCGCGTGGCACAGGTCCGTCAGCTGCGCATCGTTCAGCGTTTGTGCCTTATGCTGCGGCGCCAGCCTCGCCTGCCAGAGGATCTCGGCGCGCAGATAGTTTCCCAGCCCGGCAAGAAACGCCTGATCCAACAACA
This portion of the Erwinia sp. E602 genome encodes:
- a CDS encoding citrate synthase, which translates into the protein MADKKATLTLDGEAPIELNVLKGTLGPEEIDVRALGSKGYFTFDPGFTSTASCESKITFIDGDEGILLHRGFPIDQLALHSNYLEVCYILLNGEAPTPEQFNEFKVTVTRHTMLHEQIHHLFRGFRRDSHPMAVMCGVTGALAAFYHDAMDVNIERHREIAAFRLLSKMPTMAAMCYKYSIGQPFAYPRNDLSYAGNFLHMMFSTPCEDYVVNPVLERAMDRILILHADHEQNASTSTVRTAGSSGANPFACIAAGIASLWGPAHGGANEACLRMLEEISTVEHIPEFLRRAKDKNDSFRLMGFGHRVYKNYDPRATVMRETCHEVLNELGMKDDLLEVAMELEHIALNDPYFIERKLYPNVDFYSGIILKAMGIPSSMFTVIFAMARTVGWIAHWKEMHDEGVKIARPRQLYTGYEQRDFTSQLKK